A single genomic interval of uncultured Sphaerochaeta sp. harbors:
- the proB gene encoding glutamate 5-kinase, with product MMRDFSSVRRVVVKVGTNLLSCESGIDEGCIDVIVDQLAQLRSLGYQVLLVSSGAIGMGAKELSLKGPVKQVPMRQACASIGQPLLMSSYRRSFKRHGMVCSQILLTRNDLNNRLTYVNLRNSVFTLLDLGVIPIFNENDVVSTAEIGTAFVDNDRMSAMVASKIDADLLVILTDITGLYTADPKKDKEAVLLSDITSLDATILSYAGGAGSTHSTGGMKTKLLAAKIARMAGCTTIIASGYEGNVLPRLLTGEVLGTCIHSVKRLSQRQRWILYNSHLGSIVIDDGAKKALIAKKSLLPKGIVSVEGVFGAGDVVQICTTDGKPFAKAVPYYNSTEIAAVAGHSSKDIHKIIKEGHKGVIFRPEDLVLLNDDD from the coding sequence ATGATGAGGGACTTTTCATCAGTACGCAGGGTTGTGGTAAAAGTAGGAACCAATCTGCTTAGTTGTGAGAGTGGTATTGATGAGGGTTGCATTGACGTAATAGTCGATCAATTGGCTCAGCTACGATCGCTTGGGTATCAGGTGCTCTTGGTCTCCAGTGGAGCAATCGGTATGGGTGCAAAGGAGCTCTCACTTAAGGGCCCCGTGAAGCAGGTACCGATGCGTCAGGCTTGTGCGTCCATAGGCCAGCCTCTGCTCATGTCCAGCTATCGCCGTTCTTTCAAGCGACATGGAATGGTATGTTCCCAGATCCTTTTAACACGTAACGATCTGAACAATCGTCTAACCTACGTGAACCTCAGGAACAGTGTCTTTACGTTGTTGGATCTTGGGGTAATCCCCATTTTCAACGAGAACGATGTGGTAAGTACCGCTGAGATTGGGACAGCCTTTGTTGACAATGACAGGATGAGCGCCATGGTTGCCAGCAAGATCGATGCAGATCTTTTGGTCATCCTCACCGATATTACAGGGTTATACACCGCTGACCCAAAGAAAGATAAGGAAGCAGTACTGCTTAGCGATATCACCTCCCTTGATGCAACCATCCTCTCCTACGCAGGAGGAGCTGGTTCTACCCATTCAACTGGGGGTATGAAAACAAAGCTGCTTGCTGCAAAAATCGCAAGAATGGCTGGTTGTACCACCATTATCGCCAGTGGTTATGAAGGGAATGTGCTTCCCCGCCTTCTGACCGGAGAAGTGTTAGGGACCTGTATACATAGTGTCAAACGATTGAGCCAACGGCAACGTTGGATTCTCTATAACTCCCATCTCGGATCCATTGTGATTGATGATGGGGCGAAAAAGGCGCTTATTGCGAAGAAGAGCCTGCTTCCCAAGGGTATTGTATCAGTGGAAGGAGTCTTTGGTGCCGGTGATGTAGTGCAGATCTGTACTACCGATGGGAAACCCTTTGCGAAGGCAGTTCCCTACTATAATAGTACTGAGATAGCTGCAGTGGCTGGCCATAGCAGCAAGGATATCCATAAGATAATCAAAGAAGGGCATAAGGGTGTGATCTTCCGCCCTGAGGACTTGGTGTTGTTAAACGATGATGACTAA
- a CDS encoding N-acetylmuramoyl-L-alanine amidase — protein sequence MKRRILTILFLIMASLGLFGAADPFSYPLGTVIIDAGHGGHDPGATNAWSFAGGTIYEKDLTLDIAKRLHALLAVSHPHLQLVMTRSEDVFISLEERCSIAYTTPLQPQTSSLFISIHVNSATSNQATGFEILTKEQDKRVTLLDAFTPIENIPLYAAHSQLSLNRLLNQRNLVVASLFEQALNGSLVTSRNRGIKERDLWVLNGSRMPTVLVEVGFLSNEEDARNLVSPQWRQRIAQILAQAVEECL from the coding sequence ATGAAACGTCGTATACTGACCATTCTTTTCCTCATCATGGCCTCACTGGGTTTGTTTGGTGCAGCCGATCCGTTCTCCTACCCCTTGGGTACGGTGATCATTGATGCCGGCCATGGAGGACATGACCCAGGGGCTACCAATGCATGGAGTTTTGCTGGTGGTACCATCTACGAGAAGGACCTTACCTTGGACATAGCCAAACGGCTTCATGCCTTGCTTGCAGTCTCCCACCCGCATTTGCAGCTTGTCATGACTCGCTCAGAGGATGTGTTTATCTCTCTGGAAGAGCGATGCAGCATTGCCTATACCACTCCTCTCCAACCGCAAACAAGTTCACTTTTTATTTCTATTCATGTGAACAGTGCTACGAGCAATCAAGCTACGGGTTTTGAGATACTAACCAAGGAACAGGATAAGCGGGTGACGTTACTTGATGCGTTCACCCCGATTGAGAATATCCCACTCTATGCGGCACACTCCCAGCTCTCCTTGAACCGGCTGCTTAATCAGCGAAATCTGGTGGTTGCTTCTCTCTTCGAGCAAGCTCTGAACGGTTCGTTGGTGACCAGTCGTAATCGTGGAATAAAAGAACGCGATCTATGGGTACTCAATGGCTCCAGAATGCCTACCGTATTGGTAGAGGTTGGCTTTCTATCCAATGAAGAGGATGCGAGAAACTTGGTGTCTCCCCAATGGAGGCAACGAATAGCCCAGATCTTGGCCCAAGCAGTAGAAGAATGCTTGTAG
- a CDS encoding glutamate-5-semialdehyde dehydrogenase — MESTDLQQSIRSLRKSAKRLASSTETERNLLLQMIGEGLRRDWETIKVANERDILQAKESGQREALVKRLVFNDEKLHASLLGLEQVASLPDPIGSIKQRRELDEGLLLEQIAVPIGVIGMIFEARPDALIQIVSLCLKSGNGIILKGGKEAFQTNTVLVESIKKSCESSRLGSDWLLLLESHSDVDTMLGMEGDIDLLIPRGSNAFVRYVMDNTSIPVLGHADGICHLYIDAKADIAKAVEIAFDAKTQYPAACNAIETVLVHKEIAPRVLPLLAERFSAAGVVMHGDEQASQFIDCIPYQEGDWKKEYLALEINIHVVESLLEAINHIETYGSHHSDAIVSEDDDSVRTFFTGVDSADVFANCSTRFADGFRFGLGSEVGISTAKIHARGPVGLEGLMTTKYLVRGSGQVVSSYTKDGGRSFSHQDLPLDGPSMLGEEVL; from the coding sequence ATGGAATCAACAGACTTGCAACAGAGCATTCGCTCACTGAGAAAGAGTGCCAAACGCCTCGCCTCCAGTACGGAAACGGAACGCAACCTGCTACTCCAAATGATCGGGGAGGGTTTGCGTCGTGACTGGGAAACCATCAAGGTTGCGAATGAGAGAGACATTCTCCAAGCGAAAGAATCAGGGCAGAGAGAAGCCCTGGTGAAACGACTGGTTTTCAATGATGAGAAACTGCATGCATCCCTGCTTGGGTTGGAACAAGTAGCATCCCTGCCAGATCCCATTGGCAGTATCAAGCAACGAAGGGAACTTGATGAGGGGCTCTTGCTTGAGCAGATTGCCGTTCCGATCGGCGTTATCGGCATGATCTTTGAAGCACGACCTGATGCCTTGATCCAGATTGTGTCCCTCTGTCTTAAGAGTGGCAATGGCATCATTCTCAAGGGAGGAAAGGAAGCATTCCAGACCAATACCGTCCTCGTGGAATCAATCAAGAAAAGTTGTGAATCCTCCAGACTTGGTTCAGATTGGCTGCTGTTGCTGGAAAGTCATAGTGATGTTGATACAATGCTGGGCATGGAAGGGGATATTGACCTCTTGATCCCACGTGGATCGAATGCCTTCGTACGCTACGTCATGGACAACACCTCAATCCCCGTATTGGGGCATGCTGATGGGATTTGCCACCTCTACATTGATGCCAAGGCTGATATCGCCAAGGCAGTGGAAATTGCCTTTGATGCAAAGACCCAATACCCTGCAGCCTGTAATGCCATTGAGACAGTTTTGGTGCATAAAGAAATAGCTCCTCGCGTCCTTCCTTTGCTTGCAGAGCGTTTCTCTGCGGCTGGGGTTGTCATGCATGGGGATGAACAGGCTTCTCAGTTCATTGATTGCATACCCTACCAGGAAGGAGATTGGAAGAAAGAATATCTTGCCCTGGAAATCAATATCCATGTAGTGGAATCCCTCTTGGAGGCGATCAACCATATTGAGACCTACGGTTCTCATCACAGTGATGCTATTGTCAGTGAAGATGATGACTCGGTGAGAACCTTCTTTACTGGTGTGGATTCAGCAGATGTATTTGCCAATTGTTCCACCAGATTTGCTGATGGGTTCCGCTTTGGCCTTGGATCCGAGGTTGGTATCAGTACAGCAAAGATCCATGCAAGGGGACCCGTTGGCTTGGAAGGGTTGATGACAACCAAATATCTCGTCAGGGGTAGTGGCCAGGTGGTTTCCTCCTATACCAAGGATGGGGGTCGGAGTTTTTCTCATCAGGACTTGCCCTTGGATGGGCCATCAATGCTTGGTGAAGAGGTTCTATGA
- the serS gene encoding serine--tRNA ligase, translated as MIDLKELKSRRDEIANNIAVRNMQVDIDAIIDLQEKRSALLQQVEELRSKRNENAKKMKGKLDADTRSSLIAEGKSLKEAIAEIEGSLTQVEEEFQKLARTIPNYAHPAAPVGKEDKDNTAIKFVGTPPQFSFKPLDHVQLAERLDLIDFDTATRVSGPKFYYLKREAVILQMALERYAMDILIKKGFTPFITPDIAKEEILQGIGFNPRGEESNIYTIENTDTCLVGTAEITLGGYYANQILSKEQLPIKMAGLSHCFRREAGGAGQYSKGLYRVHQFSKLEMFIYCTSEESEAFHDELLAIEEEIFNGLGVAYRVVDTCTGDLGAPAYRKFDIEAWMPGRGEEGEYGEVTSTSNCTDYQARSLAIRYKDEEGKTQFPHMLNGTAIALSRAMVAVLENFQNEDGSITIPPILVPYTGFSKIEAR; from the coding sequence ATGATAGATTTGAAAGAACTAAAAAGCAGACGAGACGAAATAGCAAACAACATTGCTGTAAGAAACATGCAGGTGGATATTGATGCCATCATTGATTTACAGGAAAAACGCTCTGCACTGCTGCAGCAGGTTGAGGAACTCCGCTCCAAGAGAAATGAAAATGCCAAGAAAATGAAAGGCAAGCTGGATGCTGATACCCGTAGCAGTCTGATTGCAGAAGGTAAGTCGTTGAAAGAAGCGATTGCTGAGATTGAGGGCAGCCTTACCCAGGTTGAGGAAGAGTTCCAGAAACTTGCAAGGACTATTCCCAACTATGCCCACCCCGCCGCCCCGGTCGGAAAAGAAGACAAGGACAATACAGCGATCAAGTTCGTCGGTACCCCACCCCAGTTCTCTTTCAAGCCTCTGGACCATGTCCAGCTTGCTGAACGGCTCGATTTGATTGATTTCGATACAGCAACAAGGGTAAGTGGACCCAAGTTCTACTACCTGAAGAGGGAAGCAGTCATTCTTCAGATGGCCTTGGAACGATATGCAATGGATATCCTGATCAAGAAGGGATTCACCCCCTTCATTACCCCCGATATTGCCAAGGAGGAGATTCTCCAGGGCATTGGATTCAATCCAAGAGGGGAAGAGAGCAACATCTATACCATTGAAAATACTGACACATGCTTGGTAGGAACTGCTGAGATTACCCTTGGTGGCTACTACGCAAACCAAATCCTTTCCAAGGAACAGCTACCGATCAAGATGGCAGGTCTCTCCCATTGCTTCCGCAGGGAAGCTGGAGGTGCTGGACAGTATTCCAAGGGACTCTACCGGGTTCACCAGTTCTCGAAGCTTGAGATGTTCATTTACTGTACAAGTGAAGAGTCTGAGGCATTTCATGACGAACTGCTCGCAATCGAGGAAGAGATTTTCAATGGACTTGGCGTAGCCTACCGTGTAGTTGATACCTGCACTGGTGATCTCGGAGCCCCAGCCTACCGGAAGTTCGACATTGAAGCATGGATGCCTGGTCGTGGAGAGGAAGGCGAATATGGTGAGGTTACCTCCACCAGCAACTGCACCGATTACCAGGCACGTTCATTGGCAATTCGCTATAAGGACGAAGAGGGAAAAACGCAATTCCCCCATATGCTCAACGGGACAGCCATTGCGCTTAGCAGGGCAATGGTTGCCGTCTTGGAAAATTTCCAGAATGAAGATGGATCCATCACGATTCCCCCCATCTTGGTCCCCTACACGGGTTTCTCCAAGATAGAGGCACGCTAA
- a CDS encoding ABC transporter substrate-binding protein, with protein MKVRTLALLLCMIPALLFAQGAAEQAIQESDYYQAVDANGRTLKLQEKPSKVLIAGKAGNMPANALFLFPEVTEMELTLPKTDQGLGDFFSFIRPSLDDNPRISQVASVEEIASYQSELVLTKATHFTSIAQKLDQLGVPNFTMNLESYEDWKREVGELGKLLKNNTRAAEILNLYEERLDPIRETASSIDAKDKRRVLLLQANTVDNTYSYKIAPDEWMQTWMVETVGAEPVWKGANKAANGWSTVSFEQIAAWDPDIIIVVSYRTPTVQYIEAIYDSEIWSTLRAVENRQVKASPYDMMNYIQPVASWILGLQWLAAEVYPERYPDLNMRDEVTSFYQDFYHLTDENKLGFLRDRYSSSVAINAL; from the coding sequence ATGAAAGTGAGAACCTTAGCCTTACTACTCTGCATGATCCCAGCTTTGCTCTTTGCACAAGGGGCGGCAGAACAAGCAATACAGGAGAGTGACTACTACCAGGCAGTTGATGCAAATGGGAGAACACTCAAATTACAGGAAAAGCCATCAAAGGTTCTGATTGCAGGAAAAGCGGGTAATATGCCAGCAAATGCCTTATTTCTTTTCCCTGAAGTGACTGAGATGGAGCTTACGCTTCCCAAGACTGACCAGGGATTAGGAGACTTCTTCTCATTCATCAGGCCCTCGTTGGATGACAATCCACGTATCAGCCAGGTAGCCAGTGTGGAAGAGATTGCCAGTTACCAGAGTGAGTTGGTGCTGACCAAGGCAACCCACTTTACCTCAATTGCACAAAAGCTTGACCAACTTGGCGTACCCAATTTCACGATGAACCTTGAATCCTACGAGGATTGGAAGAGAGAGGTAGGTGAGCTTGGCAAGCTACTGAAGAACAATACAAGAGCTGCAGAAATACTTAATCTCTACGAAGAGCGGCTTGATCCTATCAGGGAGACAGCCTCCTCAATCGATGCAAAGGACAAGAGACGTGTACTCCTCCTCCAGGCAAACACTGTCGACAACACCTACTCCTACAAGATTGCCCCGGATGAGTGGATGCAGACATGGATGGTCGAGACCGTTGGTGCCGAACCAGTATGGAAAGGAGCCAACAAGGCAGCAAACGGCTGGTCTACGGTAAGTTTCGAACAGATTGCTGCTTGGGATCCTGATATCATTATCGTCGTAAGCTACCGTACACCGACTGTCCAGTACATTGAGGCAATCTATGATTCAGAGATATGGTCAACCCTTAGAGCGGTAGAGAACAGACAGGTAAAGGCAAGTCCCTATGATATGATGAACTATATCCAGCCTGTTGCCTCCTGGATCCTTGGGCTGCAGTGGCTGGCCGCGGAAGTCTATCCCGAGCGCTATCCTGACCTGAACATGCGAGATGAGGTCACCTCCTTCTACCAGGATTTCTATCATCTCACCGATGAGAATAAGCTTGGTTTCCTGAGAGACCGCTACAGTAGTTCGGTTGCCATCAACGCACTATGA
- a CDS encoding nicotinate phosphoribosyltransferase has product MQISALTTDFYELTMMQGYFSNKHNPNVVFDMFYRTNPFDGGYVVFAGLHELIDKLESLCFSEEDIAYLESLGKFTPEFLSYLADYRFKGDLYAMEEGTVVFPGEPLLRIHTDLIEAQLIEGLLLNTLNFQSLIATKASRMSLASKHGLLMEFGLRRAQGSDGALSASRAAFIGGCQVTSNTLAGKQYNIPVAGTMAHSWIMSFSSELESFRAYAELYPDNTVLLIDTYDTLGSGIDNAIIVGLEQKQKGKKIGVRIDSGDLSYLPRVIRKRLDAAGLEDATIVVSNDLTEAIVQTLVLDGVPIDSWGIGTHLVTGGSQSSLNGVYKLAAKQGNDGVFIPTMKISNSFEKTTNPGIKQVYRFSDDEAGSIADLITLDKEKITLGRKYVFYHPFAEADFFEMQSGRYTHLKPLINKQMENGKRIGEKPSLQEIQKYVHKELSTFHKSYLRQINPHIYKVSLSSKLKKLKMDLLVAQRKRTKEGL; this is encoded by the coding sequence ATGCAGATCAGCGCACTTACAACCGACTTCTATGAATTGACCATGATGCAGGGCTACTTCTCGAACAAGCATAACCCAAATGTAGTCTTCGATATGTTCTATCGAACAAACCCCTTTGATGGAGGGTATGTGGTTTTTGCCGGTCTCCATGAATTGATAGACAAGCTTGAATCACTATGCTTCAGTGAAGAGGATATCGCGTATCTTGAAAGCCTTGGGAAGTTTACTCCTGAATTTCTCTCCTATCTGGCAGACTATCGCTTTAAAGGGGATCTGTATGCCATGGAAGAAGGTACGGTGGTCTTTCCTGGAGAGCCGCTGCTCCGTATCCATACCGATCTGATCGAGGCTCAGTTGATTGAGGGGTTGTTGCTCAACACCCTCAACTTCCAAAGCCTTATTGCTACAAAAGCCTCCAGAATGTCTCTTGCAAGCAAACATGGACTCCTGATGGAGTTCGGCCTGAGAAGAGCACAAGGCAGTGATGGTGCGCTTTCAGCCAGCAGGGCTGCATTCATTGGAGGCTGTCAGGTCACCAGCAATACCCTTGCAGGAAAGCAGTACAACATCCCGGTTGCAGGTACCATGGCCCACTCATGGATCATGAGTTTCTCTAGCGAACTGGAGTCCTTCCGTGCCTACGCAGAGCTCTATCCTGACAACACGGTGCTCTTGATCGACACCTATGATACGCTTGGCTCCGGTATCGACAATGCCATCATTGTTGGATTGGAACAGAAGCAAAAGGGAAAGAAGATTGGGGTGAGAATCGACAGTGGGGACCTCTCCTACCTCCCTCGGGTTATCAGAAAACGTTTGGATGCAGCAGGACTTGAAGATGCAACCATCGTGGTCTCAAATGACTTGACTGAGGCGATTGTGCAAACCCTGGTTCTTGATGGGGTTCCCATCGACAGCTGGGGAATTGGGACGCATCTGGTCACCGGTGGTTCACAGTCCTCCTTGAATGGGGTGTATAAACTTGCTGCAAAGCAGGGAAATGATGGAGTTTTCATCCCAACCATGAAGATTTCCAATAGTTTCGAGAAGACCACCAACCCTGGTATCAAGCAGGTCTACCGCTTCAGTGATGACGAGGCCGGTTCCATTGCTGACCTGATCACACTGGATAAGGAAAAGATCACCTTGGGAAGAAAGTATGTTTTCTACCATCCATTTGCTGAGGCTGACTTCTTTGAGATGCAGAGTGGCCGATATACCCATCTGAAACCGTTGATCAACAAACAGATGGAAAATGGTAAGAGAATTGGGGAGAAACCAAGCCTTCAGGAAATCCAGAAGTATGTGCATAAGGAACTCAGTACGTTCCATAAGAGCTACTTACGGCAGATCAACCCACATATCTATAAAGTCAGTCTCTCTTCCAAGCTGAAGAAATTGAAGATGGATCTTTTGGTTGCCCAAAGAAAGAGAACCAAGGAAGGGTTATAA
- a CDS encoding iron ABC transporter permease, whose product MNAPQRYQAERKRRTGLLLGMLGATLLLAFLFLFAGRYPTAGFRFPTDWTTNAMTRSIFLRIRLPRIVLALLAGAMLSASGFTFQMLFSNPLVEPGFLGVSQGSAFGAALMIVLGVGSTLFVQLSATFFGLLALLASYLLATRFRFGGWLLRLVLSGIAVSALFSSALGVIKLVAEPTKDLQDITFWMMGGLWNASWAQILSILWVVILSMAILLGYRWKLNLLSLQEKTSFSVGMNPKRDRIILLIVATVGTTVTISITGLIGWVGLITPHLGRKLFGSDSSTSLPGSMILGSFFLLICDTIGRTVLATEIPIGLLTSFIGAIIFMIILSLKHQEGKA is encoded by the coding sequence ATGAATGCCCCTCAGCGCTATCAGGCAGAGCGTAAACGACGAACAGGACTCCTGCTAGGAATGCTGGGAGCAACACTGCTTCTAGCCTTCCTGTTCCTCTTTGCGGGGAGGTATCCCACTGCCGGATTCAGATTCCCAACAGACTGGACAACCAATGCCATGACCAGGAGTATCTTCCTGCGCATCCGGCTTCCTCGTATTGTTCTGGCCCTGCTTGCCGGGGCAATGCTCAGTGCAAGCGGATTCACGTTCCAGATGCTGTTCTCCAATCCTTTGGTTGAACCTGGTTTCCTGGGTGTAAGCCAAGGGTCGGCCTTTGGGGCAGCATTGATGATTGTCCTGGGGGTGGGATCAACCCTCTTTGTACAACTAAGCGCTACGTTCTTTGGACTGTTGGCCTTGCTTGCTTCCTACTTGCTTGCAACCCGTTTCAGGTTTGGAGGGTGGTTGTTGCGGCTGGTGCTTAGTGGAATAGCGGTATCAGCCCTCTTTTCCAGTGCACTAGGTGTGATAAAATTGGTGGCGGAACCTACCAAGGACCTGCAAGACATTACCTTCTGGATGATGGGCGGGCTCTGGAATGCCTCCTGGGCCCAGATTCTCTCCATCCTATGGGTGGTCATCCTCAGTATGGCCATACTCCTCGGATATAGATGGAAACTCAATCTGCTTAGTCTCCAGGAGAAGACATCATTCTCTGTGGGAATGAACCCAAAGAGAGATAGGATCATTCTTCTGATAGTTGCCACGGTAGGGACCACGGTCACCATTTCCATCACCGGTCTGATCGGTTGGGTTGGCTTGATCACCCCTCACCTGGGTCGTAAGTTGTTTGGTTCCGATAGTTCCACCAGCCTTCCCGGTTCCATGATCCTGGGATCATTCTTTCTCTTGATCTGCGATACCATCGGGAGAACCGTCCTGGCTACCGAGATCCCCATTGGATTGCTTACCAGCTTCATTGGGGCCATTATCTTTATGATCATCCTCTCTCTCAAGCACCAGGAGGGCAAAGCATGA
- a CDS encoding GyrI-like domain-containing protein: MGIGVGRKSLYKAKETPSLVIVPSVPYLIIDGEGNSNEDEYTRSTRLLFSLHDLLCERKGGEENPILECIWTTREIENREPWSWSAMIGEPQGITDSLFTEVRDELAFLEGIPTLDIYRSNIEDGLCVTLLHTGPFSFEGKSFQMMEAYCKDHNLTRRGRSHREIYLDHPRRRRDDLKTILRLPVREL; the protein is encoded by the coding sequence ATGGGTATTGGAGTAGGGCGAAAGTCTCTCTATAAAGCAAAAGAGACCCCTTCCTTGGTTATTGTTCCCTCAGTTCCGTATCTGATCATTGATGGTGAGGGAAACTCAAACGAAGATGAGTATACTCGTTCCACCCGGTTGCTTTTTTCCTTACATGACCTTCTTTGTGAACGAAAGGGAGGAGAGGAGAACCCTATCTTGGAGTGTATCTGGACAACAAGGGAAATTGAGAATCGTGAGCCTTGGAGTTGGTCGGCAATGATAGGGGAGCCACAAGGGATTACAGATTCTTTGTTCACGGAAGTCAGGGATGAATTGGCTTTCCTGGAGGGAATCCCTACCCTGGATATCTACCGCTCCAATATTGAGGATGGTCTCTGTGTCACACTCCTGCATACCGGCCCTTTCAGCTTTGAAGGAAAAAGCTTCCAGATGATGGAAGCCTATTGCAAGGATCATAATCTGACTCGTCGTGGTCGATCTCATCGTGAGATTTACCTCGATCATCCTAGGAGGCGAAGGGATGATTTAAAAACCATCCTCCGTCTCCCAGTGAGGGAATTATAA
- the proC gene encoding pyrroline-5-carboxylate reductase yields the protein MDSIGIIGCGNMGGAIAGSLQMEVLVYDSDEQKAKQLASSKETISVAESLEALLSTCQTILIAVKPQILSTLYPELRALGSDKKRWISIAAGVPLSVLAEQLATDEIVRFMPNIAAQYGSAVTAVAPAEGCSPSLREDSLHVASSFGSAFLLPESQFSAFIGISGSAIAYVFSFLHGLAMGGVAQGIAYPEALKIASDTMKSATSLIDATKANPVDLATRVCSAGGTTIEGMKALAQGGFEGLVMRAVEASSEKSKVLEAKAAKQGK from the coding sequence ATGGATAGTATCGGCATCATTGGATGTGGAAACATGGGTGGAGCAATCGCAGGGAGCCTGCAAATGGAAGTCTTGGTATATGACAGTGATGAGCAGAAAGCCAAGCAGCTTGCATCAAGCAAGGAAACCATTTCAGTGGCAGAATCTCTCGAAGCACTTTTGAGTACATGCCAAACCATACTCATTGCAGTAAAGCCCCAGATACTTTCTACGCTCTATCCAGAACTGAGAGCATTGGGTAGTGACAAGAAACGATGGATTTCCATTGCGGCAGGGGTTCCCCTCTCGGTACTTGCTGAGCAACTTGCCACTGATGAGATAGTACGGTTCATGCCAAACATCGCAGCACAGTATGGATCTGCTGTTACCGCTGTAGCTCCAGCTGAAGGTTGTTCCCCATCCCTACGTGAAGACTCCCTTCATGTTGCGTCCTCCTTTGGCTCCGCCTTCCTTCTACCAGAGTCCCAGTTCTCAGCCTTTATTGGGATAAGCGGCTCAGCCATTGCCTATGTATTCTCGTTCCTGCATGGACTTGCAATGGGAGGAGTAGCGCAAGGAATCGCCTATCCAGAGGCGCTGAAGATAGCAAGCGACACCATGAAGAGTGCTACCTCCTTGATAGACGCAACAAAGGCAAATCCAGTGGACCTTGCAACGCGGGTCTGCTCTGCTGGGGGAACTACCATTGAGGGCATGAAAGCACTCGCCCAGGGAGGGTTTGAGGGTTTGGTCATGCGTGCTGTCGAGGCATCGAGTGAGAAGTCAAAAGTGCTTGAGGCAAAAGCAGCCAAACAGGGGAAATAA
- the trmL gene encoding tRNA (uridine(34)/cytosine(34)/5-carboxymethylaminomethyluridine(34)-2'-O)-methyltransferase TrmL, protein MALHIVLFEPEIPQNTGNIARTCAAVGATLHLVHPLGFSLEEKYLKRAGLDYWPLLTMVEHPSIEVFLAAHQEKPLYYFTTKAPRTYCEVTYPEETYLVFGKESAGISESLLVKNKQRCVRIPMREEARSLNLSNSVAIAAYEYLRQQSFPFLQGTGSLHRLTWEA, encoded by the coding sequence ATGGCACTGCATATTGTCCTGTTTGAGCCAGAGATACCACAAAACACCGGAAATATTGCACGGACATGTGCAGCAGTTGGTGCAACCTTGCACTTGGTGCATCCTCTTGGATTCAGCTTGGAGGAGAAATATCTGAAACGTGCTGGGTTGGATTATTGGCCGTTGCTCACGATGGTTGAACACCCCAGCATTGAAGTTTTCCTGGCAGCACACCAAGAGAAACCGTTGTACTACTTCACCACAAAAGCTCCAAGAACCTACTGCGAGGTCACCTACCCTGAAGAGACCTATCTAGTCTTCGGCAAGGAGAGTGCTGGTATCAGCGAATCACTGCTTGTCAAAAACAAACAACGTTGTGTGAGAATCCCCATGAGGGAAGAAGCACGAAGTCTGAATCTCTCGAACAGTGTAGCAATCGCAGCATATGAATACCTACGACAGCAATCCTTTCCCTTCCTACAAGGGACAGGATCGTTACATAGACTTACATGGGAGGCCTGA